One stretch of Arachis hypogaea cultivar Tifrunner chromosome 20, arahy.Tifrunner.gnm2.J5K5, whole genome shotgun sequence DNA includes these proteins:
- the LOC112784810 gene encoding transcription elongation factor SPT4 homolog 1 gives MASAPAQIPTSFGHELRACLRCRLVKTYDQFRESGCENCPFFKMEEDHERVVDCTTPNFNGIISVMDPTRSWAARWLRIGRFVPGVYTLAVSEALPEDLQTICEDERVQYVPPKR, from the exons ATGGCAAGTGCACCTGCACAAATCCCTACAAGCTTTGGCCATGAGTTGAGGGCTTGTCTTCGTTGCCGCCTTGTCAAAACCTATGATCAG TTCAGAGAATCAGGTTGTGAGAACTGCCCATTCTTTAAGATGGAAGAAGATCACGAGCGTGTTGTTGATTGCACCACCCCCAATTTTAATGG GATCATTTCAGTCATGGATCCAACCAGGAGTTGGGCTGCCCGCTGGTTACGTATTG GAAGATTTGTTCCTGGTGTTTATACTCTTGCTGTCTCAGAGGCTCTTCCTGAAGATTTAcag ACCATATGTGAAGACGAGCGCGTTCAGTATGTTCCTCCCAAGCGTTAA